The Glycine soja cultivar W05 chromosome 15, ASM419377v2, whole genome shotgun sequence region AACACAACATAGCTCTAATTTTCTTAGTATATGTGAGGCATAATACATTCATATTCAaagtaaaatacaaataattttcttaatatatgtGAGGCATAATACATTCATATTCAAAGTAAAATACAAATATAGTGACTACTGCTCTTCATATTTGATTTTAGGTATGTTCAATTTTTACAggttttttctataattttatctAGGCATATTATAGTGACTAcaactattataataaatacatttttggtTATTTCCTTTGTAGTAACAAAgattcaatggaggaagagatTGTTATGAAGCTGAAACAAATGCTTGACCATGAAAATAGATATGCTCAAACCTTTAGAATGGCAAGGGATAAATTTCGTGACTCCTAAGTTTGtgatttaaaattgaaacttaTATGTGACAGACAAACTGATGGTAGACTATACAACTTGCCTAAGGTTGTTGAAGTGGCTGCTCTTATAGTTGGTAATCAACAAACAGGAGAAAATAGAGATATCATAGTAGAGAAACAAAGTAGGCGGTTAAAAAGAATTGATGAACTACACCCTTCTTACTTACCCTTGCAATATCCATTGCTATTTCCTAAAGGCGAAGATGGATACAGAAAGGCATATTGCATAAGGCTAACTTTCGCAGTCATGCTGCAAAGAGGAAAAAAGTAACAATCAGAGAACATTTTGCGTATCGAATGCAATCAAGACCTAATGAGGCTCAAACTATTCTAAGATCAAGGAGATTGTTCCAACAATTTGTAGTACATGGCTACACCATGATTGAATCCCAAAGGTTAAACTATGTGAgaaatcatcaacaagatctaaGGGttgacaaatataaaaatttgagtCATTCCATTTCAACAAATTATAATGTACTACATTTTTAACTTTGTTAGCATTTTTACAAGTTCCAACATATTCACTTTTTGAAGAAGTAGCAATGCACGTCTATCCACTTTATCTTTGTCAAACATACAAACCATTACTTATATCATTTGTAATTCAGACTTATTTTTGTGCTAACCATATATGACATACCATATATAATATGTCAATCTCATATTTCATTCAAATGTTAACTTGATTAAtatcatttataatttctttaatataattaaactattaatatatattatcaaatagTACTATTAGTCCGTAGTAACAACCACGTGGGTTAATATCGGCTCCTCACACTTTGTGAAGATATTTTTGGGACAACAACCATAAATGAATAGTTTAATAATGCACACGAGACACGAATTGCAGTCCCAGGCGCAGTTACCTGTTCTGTTATTGAGTCAAAGGGTGTGAGTGAGTGTGAGCAAGATGGGTTCTTTGGCAAAGAAGGGACTCAACAATTACGTCAAACAGCTCCAGCAACACCCTTTGAGAACCAAGGTTCTACTTTTTCTGCATCCatcacacttttcaatttcaattattttcttgtttttttcatttttcttttgcatCTATTTTCGTTGACCGATTCATTGGGGATTAAATTAGGTAATCACTGCAGGGGTACTATCAGCGATCAGCGATGTTGTGTCTCAGAAACTTACTGGGATACAGAAACTTCAACTCAAACGTCTTCTTTTCAAAGTGGTCAGcgtcttttcctttttgtttttttttactcttgtcATACAACTAGTGTAATAACCAAAATTTCTAATACGAGTATATTATAGTCCACTTGAGTAATGCTCAAATTGCCCTCCCTTGATAGATTAATATGTGCTGTATCTTAGGGGTctattttctgtattttttcaTGGCTCTGAGCATTATTGGTTTGAATAATTAGGTTTGAATTTCTGCTAAAAACTATGGGACTttaaaaaagatgaaatgaGGATTCTGAGTTGAAATTTCAAAGTTTACTGGACTAGTGTTCAAATCAAAACATCATGGATTCTGTTAAGTCTGCAAATTGATGGCAATCTggtcaaagaaaagaagaatactCTTATTACAAGGTTTTCTCATAGCTGATAGTCtcatttacattaaaaaataaactaaaatgtgTGCAAATTGATCTATCTGGAAATGGgagtgtaatttttaaaatgaagggGAAGATGATGTAGTTTAAGCATCTCAAAGATGAGTGTATTTAATTCTTCTAATATTTGTGTGGAAGAGAGAGTGCCAGACTATTCAGGCTGGACTTTTGGGGGTTTGGGGTGATAGGAAATTGGAACTCTATTGTCAAAAGCTGATTTTAAAAAAGATGAAATGGTTGTTTTTTTgggtttcacttaaaaaaaaaaatcaacatgtcGCTGCTCATTCTGATGGAACTACGTTGCTTGCATAATCATTTATGTTTTAACTAATACAGTTATGTGTGGCTTGcgctttttgtttttatatttatgcattAGGAGTCATGCAAATCGTTTATTTCATGCAGATTTTCGGAGCTGCTTATCTTGGACCCTTTGGacacttttttcatttaatactgGATAAAATTTTCAAAGGAAAGAGAGATTCAAAAACTGTGGCCAAGAAGGTAAGACTGCAAAACCTTCTGTTCTAACTATATCTATCACGCCTGGATTCAGGCATTGCGGTTGGCACCTGTGTCATCAATCTTCTATTCTTACAGTTTTTGCAGCTTGAAATATCAGCTAATTTATGCAGTAGTGTTGAAAGCACTTTGAATCCTTAACTGTAAAGAATTTAGGGGAAATGAAATAATTTACAAATCCTATCAAAAGTGGCAGGGTTTACAAGTTTGTACTTGTGTAAGTTGTGTTATATTGCACTCAAAATGCTGCTATTCATGAATTGAATCCTTAAACAGTTAAAACTAATATCATTCCAAACATTATTTACAAcaatttgtttataattaaatgagtattttttttttttttacataccaCCTCTCTCAATacaaatgagagaaaagatGATGTATATAACTTATCCTTTTGTaacaattcttttttctttgattattctttttcaGGTTCTGATTGAACAGTTGACATCTAATCCTTGGAACAATTTGCTTTTCATGATTTACTACGGATTAGTTGTTGAAGGTTAGTCATTTTTCAACatctaacttttttatttacattgaAGAAGCATGGAAATACTCCAAGTAAGATACAGGTGGAAAATGTGGACAAATAGAATAATTCTCATCAGTGTCAAAAATAGGGTCCCCAACTCTGACATTCCTGGCCAACTATTTGtttacttataaaataaaaaaaatgagttatcCTAAAAATGATGTGTAAATGGCATGCTTGGTTGGTGAGTTGTGTACTTGTGTGTTTATGATGAAAAAGTGGATTTCAGGCCAACCTTGGGTGAATGTGAAAGCTAAAGTTAAGAAGGATTATCCATCAGTGCAGTATACATCATGGACGGTAATATTCTATTACAAAtgtagaaaataacagaatttacTGGAAgaccaattttttgtttttgactttAGAACCCCCAATGAATTGAACTGCAGGTCTGGCCTGTTGTGGGGTGGATAAATCACAAATTCATGCCTCTTCATTTCCGTGTTGTTTTCCAAAGCTTAGTAGCATTTTTCTGGTACGTGTTTTTTGTTTGCCTTTCCCTCTACTTTCCTTGACTTGTTAATGATCATTCCCTTTGGTAAACAACAACTAAATTGAGATCATTCATTGAGTGTATTTTATTTCAGGGGAGTATTCTTGAACCTTCGAGCACGATCTATGGCATTGATTAAAGCCTGAAGCAAAGAAGATTACTGTATATGCTCCTGCTTGCTAGGAAACTGTTACTCTTTCCAGTGTAGTTTGCATTAGTTTAAACTAATCAAAATAAGATCTGCTGTTCATGTTAATGTCTTGGCAAGATCTTTTAGTTTGTCTGATTATTTAGACATGGTTAATTTGCGGTGCTCGGAATATACAAGTTTGCGAATGTTAATGGGTGTTTAAACAAACggtgataaaattgattttgaagaaatgtatttatgttttagatgttttattataaaaataagttagtaGTAAAATTCAGTacaaaaattttattcaatgcaAAAGCTATTTGAAAATGCTTTAACTTAAAATCAATTATGAATTTAGAAACCATTTCACAATGTAGAACCAAGCACgaaaaaatttaactaaattcACATTAATTGGTATTTTAACGAGATTCAAGAGAATTCAATGTGAAATCAAGTACACACTTAATCCTCATATGTGAATGTCAAGTGAATATTGGAGACAAAGTAATAACTAAGCATTAATAAGTTTTCTTGGCAATTTTGTCAAGGGAGAGGAAATTCATTTCTTCCGGGATCATTGCCGTCATTTGATGCAGCTGATCTATGGTTGAACAAAAGCAACTAGATGGTTATAATTGATGCGCCATAACAACTATTCTGAAGTAataatttctcaatttttaaCCATTCATAATGTTAAAGGTTCATATAAACAGAACATCACAATTTGAGAAACATACTAATATACTAATAAATAGATTATTGTATCGTTAGGATTTTATGCACTTTTATGAGAAAGGGTATGAAGGGATTGAAGCATCGCGCGAGTCAAAAATCCCAATGAGGTTGTATTTGTATACCTGTATT contains the following coding sequences:
- the LOC114387005 gene encoding peroxisomal membrane protein PMP22-like, yielding MGSLAKKGLNNYVKQLQQHPLRTKVITAGVLSAISDVVSQKLTGIQKLQLKRLLFKVIFGAAYLGPFGHFFHLILDKIFKGKRDSKTVAKKVLIEQLTSNPWNNLLFMIYYGLVVEGQPWVNVKAKVKKDYPSVQYTSWTVWPVVGWINHKFMPLHFRVVFQSLVAFFWGVFLNLRARSMALIKA